The nucleotide sequence ACCCTTTTAGCCGCTAAATTATGGCGCTTAACCCTCAATCAAGACTCATCCGGATTAGGCGTTAGTGCTACCCTCGAAAAAATCACTTCAACCCCTCAACCGTTAATTTACCGTCAAACCCGCCGAGTGGCAGACTTGGCCTGTAACAGCCAAAAGGCGACTAATTCTCTCTCTTTAATGTCTGATTGTCCACAAGCATTATCCAGCAGCCTAATGGGACAAGTAAATTCAACTCAAGCACAAGAAATAGAAGCATTACCAAAATTATCCATCGGCACCCCAATACAATATCGTCTGCAAAATTGGAGTGAGCAGCCGATTTATTGTCTTCTGTTTGCTCTCGATGCCAGTGGAAGCGCAATTACCCTCTACAGTCCCCAACCCATTCGTCAATCTGCCCCGGCTCAAGATCATTTAACACCCCTAAAACAGCCGGTTATAGAAGCCGGCAAAAGTTTGATTATCCCTCAGCCTTTAGGAGATCTATATTGGAGAGTTTCAGGACCACAGGGGTTAGTAGAAGTGTTCATTGTTTGTTCCCTGTTACCTTTTGAAAAAACCCTACAAGCTTTAGCCGCTAAACAATCCCTCAGTGGAGAACAAGAACAAATCTTAACCTTACCCAATCCCCTAGAAGTGGCTCAAGCTTTATTAACCGATTTACATACCACCAGCGCGATTAAAATGAATATCAACGGAATTTCAGCAGATAGCTATGCTCTTGATGTTAATGCCTGGGCAACTTTAAGCTTTATTTATCAAGTTGTCGAGTAAGTCGATACAATAGAAAAACGAAGGACAGAGTAAGCCGGGCGGGCAACAATCTAACCTTATCCCACCATTCACAACTGACCTCTAACAACTACCAACAAATCATTGATAATGAACATTCTCCCTCAGACGACTCGACGTCGCCTTCAAAAAATACAACAAATTCCCAGCGTCTGGGAAGGAGATCGTCGTTCCTTATCGGGTTTGAAATCGACATTAGACCCGAACTCAGAAGGTAATGGAGAGTGCATCATATGGGTAGATGGCTCAGAAGGCTTTGTGAGAGCAATGGATGTCGTTTCTCCTGAGATGGGACCAGAAGCAATTGTTCGTACTCTTTTACGAGCCATTGAAACTCCTCACAGTCCTGCTAAACCGGCTCGACCTCAAAAAATTGTGGTGCGTTCTCGAGAAACTCAGTTTTTTTTACGAGGCGCTCTGCAAAATCTTGATATTACCATTGATTATGTGCCAGAATTACCCCTGATTGATGAGCTTTTCCGGGGTTTTGAGGAAATGAATAATGCTAGACCGCCAGCTATTCCTGCGGCTTATGAACCTCTGCTCAGACAAAGCGCTTATGAGATTTGGCAAGCTCAACCCTGGAATGTATTAGCTGACCACGATATTTTAGCCATAGAATTAAATAGTTGCGGCATTGAAACCCTCTACGCCTGTATCATGGGAATGCTCGGGCGAGAATATGGCATCATTCTTTATCGCTCCCTTGAGTCCCTCAAACAATTTCGTATAGCGGCTATAGAAGAAAAATCCGCTAATCGTTTAGAAAAAGCTTTTTTATCTCAAGATTGTTGGTTCTTAAATTTTGAATCAATTTTTGATTTGGATGACGATGAAGATGAAGATGAAGATGAGGATGACGATTTTGATCTAGCCGATTTACCCACCTCAGAAATTCGACCTCTGTTTGGCAGTGTCCATCCTTATGAAGGCATTAGACCCTTTTTAGATGAAGAAGAATCCATCGCGATTTATCTGGGTTTACAGGCAATCTTACAGTTTTTTGAGTGTCATGAATCGGATTTAGATGAAGAGACAATTAGTGAAATTAAAAACACTTTTGAAGTGCCCCTGCCGGCTGAAGATAAAACAGAACAATTAATTTCTATTACAGTCTCGACTCTACCTCAGCTATCGAGTGAGTTAATCGAGATGATAGAAGACTCAGAAGATGATGAAGATAACGACAAGCTTCAGGTTCCTCTTCAAGATGATTTAGTACCGGAAAATTCTTTCCTCAGTCTGGGGATGGTTCCCTGGGATTTGATAGAGGATATTCAAGACCGCAGTAAAATCTATTACCAATCTAAAGAAATTTCTCCTAAAGGTGATGGATTACCGGTAATTATGATTCAAACTTCTCGCCCAAAAGCGAAAGAGTTAATTAATAAAATTCTTGACTGTGGCGGACTAGAATCAGTGTGCTTTAATCCGGGAGAAGATCCTTTTAGCGGCAATCATTATGATTTAGGAATTCTTCAGATGGTGGATGGAAGCTTGTATCTTTTTGGCGAATTTTTAGCGGATGATCCTGAACATATTCAAGCCCGCCGGAAATGGGAAAATCGCTGTCAAAAAACGCAAGGTTATTGTGGCTTAATTGTGGCTATGGGAGTCACGGGTTCTTCTCGGGGAAATCCTCAACTGAATGATATGATGGCTCTGTTTGAAACCAAAGCGGTTGATAGTAAAGAGTTAGCAATGGGAGTCTTACAGTTGATGCCACAGTTTGATTTTTAACGTTAAATATGGAGTCAAATAAAAATGTATTGTGTATCCAGAGGTAATTATTGATCTAATGTCATCACCTCAAGTGTTTGAGCAATCTATCCAAATTAATGCTAGTGCTACAGTGGTAGAAAAATGTATCACGGATTTGGAATTGATGCACCGTTGGTTGAATCCGGCTTTGCGTTGTGAAGCCCTAGGGAAATGGAATACAGAATTAGGCGGGCGCAGTCGTTTTATTATTCAAATTCCTCTAGTAAACCCAACTTTAAAAAGTGTGGTGGTTCAACGAGAACCGGGTTTAATTGTTTGGGCTTTTGAAGGGTTTTTTAAAGGGCGTGATCGTTGGGAATGTCAACCGAATGCTAAGGGAACTCTTTTAATTAATCGCTTTGAGTTTACTATTCCTAATCCTCTGGTGGGTTGGGGGTTTAATCTATTGGCGGCTAATTGGACTAAACAAGATATGAAGGCACAGTTAAGGCGGCTTAAACGAGTGGCAGAAGAGGTTTATTTATTGGAAGCTTAACCTGTAGGGCAACACAGAAAAGCCCATTGTCATCCTGAGTGACAGCGAAGGACCTCGAAAGTCAAGATATGTAATAAGAGATTCTTCGCTACCTTATGCTGTCCCTTCGACACCGCGAGGGGCTTCGGCTCAGAATGATAAAATCAATTTAACTCTTCTGAAAAATCTACCTGTTTCTGATAACAATAAGGCCCCATTAAAGCCCCCCAAATTGCTCGACCTGTATTAATATCAATGCCCTTATCATAAGTTTTCAACTCTTGAGAATTCACCTCAAACCCCAAAGAAACCTGAAAACTTTGACCTTGATAACTAAAAGCACAAGGAGACTCAGACACAGCAAGCGCCTTAAAATGATAATGATTCCCCGCTAATTGATTACTCTCAACCTTTAATGTACATCCCGGAGCCGTTAAACATTCTACTTGTTCTAGCGTTAACTGTTGTAATAACTCCGGTTTACGTCCTAAACCCTGCACAGGTGAGATGTCTTTAAACATATAATGTTCAACTTGTAAACATACCGGAGAGGTAGAAACCTGACGTAAGCGCCACAAGCGAGGCCGATAGGGCTGATCTAAATTCACGATACTCGCCTGTTCAGCAAACAGAGTAATACTATCTTCAGTAAAAAGCGGCACAGGACGTAACCACAAACGCAGATGAACAAACCAAGCAGCAGACTCCATCGCCTGTGGTCTATTTTCAAATTCGCCTGCTAGATAGCGTCCTAAAGTAATCAGTTCTGGTGCTAGTTTATTATTCATGAGTCATGAGTCATTAGTCATTAATCATCAGTGTTGTCCCTTCTCCCTTTCCCTACTCTTTATTTAACACTTGGCAAAGAGAACCATAAGAGAGACAATGAGATCACTGTATATTAAAGTTAAGTCTGTTTGTGGATAAGGTTAGAACAGTCTCAGATAGTAAAAGAGATTTTTATTCAAAGCACACCCGTCCGATTAATTCAGTTTACCGCCGGGTGGTGGAAGAATTGTTAGTCGAGACGCACCTCCTCTCAGTCAATTCAGATTTTCATTACGATCCCATTTATGCTTTAGGGGTGGTTACTTCTTTTGAACAGTTTATGCAGGGATATCGCCCAGAAACCGATAAAGAATCTATTTTTAACGCTTTATGTCAGTCTGTCGGCGGTGATCCTCAACAGTATCGCGGAGATGCCCAAAGTATACTGTCAACGGCTAAACAGTTATCAGCACAAGACTTACTCTCTAAACTTCAGTCTTCATCCATAGCTTACCCTCAAGGAGACAATAAAATTATAGAGACGCTTGTGGCAATCGCCAATGCTCCTAAATTTAAATACACTCGTCTGTTTGCTATTGGGATTTACACGATTTTAGCTGAAACTGACCCAGAACTGCTCAAAGATCAACAAAAGCGGCATGAGGTTATCAAACAAATTGCTGAAATCTTGCATTTACCCGAAGAAAAAATGCAAAAAGACCTCGATCTTTATCGTTCTAATTTAGAGAAAATGGAACAGCTATTGACAGTGATTGAGGAAGCTTTGCAAGCTGATCGCAAAAAACGAGAACAACGCGATCAAGCCAAAACCCAAGCAGAAACTTCTTCATAGACTATGTAACCTCGAGTTCTGGTGCGTTAAAATCTAACGAGTAGACTGTTTGAGCTACAATAGTGCTTTAAATGTCCGCAGAGAGGGGGAAATAAGCGCTTAAATCTTTTATAAGTGCGGAAAATTGCCCCGAACAATCTCAAAACATTATGGCCTTATTTTAGCTGAAACAGTCCATTACTACACACCTTTTTAGTTAATGCTCCATGAAATTAACATGATTCATCATATTTCTCTGCCGGCTCAAAATCCTCCTCATGTTGCTCAAGTTCTTGCTGAACTTTTTAATGGCTATTTTGCCCCTTTTCACTCTAATGCTGATAGCTATGTCGCTTTAGCTGCTGATGAGTACGGAACTTTAATAGAAGTTTATCCCCTCGGTACAGAAATGCTTCCCGGCAAAGACAATGAACCAATACAGTATCAACGTAATGAAAATTTTTCTCCCTTTATCGCTACTCATGCCGCTATTTCTGTTCCTAAAACTCAAGAGGAAATAGAAAATATTGCTAACCGAGAAGGCTGGCGAGTTTTGCGCTGTAACCGAGGGGGATTTTTTGATGTAATTGAGTTTTGGGTAGAAAATAACATATTACTAGAATTGGCTACCCCTGAATTAGCCCAACAGTATCAAGCCGCCTTAGCCCCTGATAAATTAGCTGAACTTTTTGCGGCACAAAATTAATAAGAATTAACAGATAACCGTTATTAGTTTCCTTAATTGTTTATTTAGCTATTTATGGACCTGGATAAGTTTTAATCACTCGACCATGACTGATCCAAGAAAGACCTTGACTAGCTGATGTACTAATCATCACTCCTTCTACTACTGGCTCTGAAACTTTTTCTTGAGCTACCCATTCCACAATAAAACTCGCACTTGTTCCTCCTTTTGTATTAGTTCTAGGAACCACAAAATCTTTAGCCGCTAGAGGAGAAATTTCAATGGGTTGCTTTAAATAGGATGCCACTAATTGCCCTGTTGAACTATAGTAATTAACAGATTTAATAATAATAGATTTTTTAAAATCTGTGTTGCGAACACTCAAAGTATTCGTTAAATCAAGTAATCTTTTTTCCGTTTCAAAATAAATGGAAGAATAAACGGGTACATAAATGGTTTGACCGGTAATAATTTTAATATTATTATCTAGGGTGACTTTTTTGACAACTTCGGGAGAAGGTTGATTATTAGGTAACTGACTGGGAGTATTTTCAGGCTGTTGTTTAAGTTCTTGTGATAGAAGAAAACCGACGCTTACAGCAGCAATAACTATCCCAATTAAATGAATAACTTTCATAAGGCAAAAGGCAAGAGGCCAAATGATTTACCGTTCCTTGTGGGCAACTTGACGGACTAAAGCCGCTAATCGTTGGGCACTATCAATAACTGCTAAATTAGCCGTTTTCTCAGTCATTTGTGGCAAGATTTCTGGAGAATTTAATAAATCTAACACAACTTTTTCTAATAACTGAGGGGTTAATTCTTCTTGACGATACAGATAAGCCGCCCCGGCATCAGCAAAAACTCGAGCATTATAAGTCTGATGATCTTCTGCCGCATAGGGATAAGGAATCAAAATAGCTGGCGTATGAGTAACCGCTAATTCAGTTAAAGTCCCTGCCCCTGCCCGACTAATGGCTAAATTAGCCCTTTGTAATAATCCTGCCATATTCTCATAAAAGGGCAAAGGAAAATATTGAGGATGTTTTAAACTATCAGCCGCTTGGTCTCTATCTCCAGTTAAATGAACCATATAAGCACCCACCTCAAACCATTTTAGGGCACATTGCCGCACCAATTCATTAACCGCTACTGCGCCCTGAGAACCCCCCACCACGACAATTAAAGGTGCCTCATCAGGAATCGGTAAATCTAAAGCTTGAGGCGTTAAAAATTGACTGCGTACAGGCGTACTGACCCAAAGGGTCTTAGCTTTGGGAAAATATTGAGAACTTCCTGCAAACCCTAAAGCCACCGTCTGACACCAACGGCTAAAAAAACGAGTGACTTTTCCGGGCAGATAATTAGATTCGTGGAGGATCACGGGAACTCCTTGCAAATGGGCGGCTAAAATAGCCGGGCCGGCAATATAACCCCCAGTGGTAAAAACTAAATCAATATTTCTTTGTTTGAGTAAGTTTTTCACCTGAAATACTGATGCAATCAAGCGCAGCAAAATTCGCAAGTTACCCACTACAGAGCGAGTTTGAAACCCTTCAACCGCAATGGTGTGCAAAGGATAGTCAGAAGGAACGAGGGTTTGTTCTAGACGGTTAGGCACCCCCAACCACTCAATTTTTAAGTCGGGTAATTGTTGGGCTACAGCAAGGGCGGGAAATAAATGTCCTCCGGTTCCACTGGCGGCAATGAGTAATCGAATTTGGCTCTGAGTCATTCCAAGTGTTATTGTAATTTTTTGAGTTTAATTTAAGAAACAATTTGGGAGAGCTATAAGTCCCACTCTCTAACCGAAGGATCGCGCATCTGGATAGATGGACTCCCCCCAAGCAAATTATAAGCTCGATTAGGAAGCGATCAATTACATTTACCAGAATTAAAGTTGGTGATAGGATATTACTAAGTCGAGCTTCAAGGGGTGATTAATATATAAACTCTATCGTGCGACTCGTTCCCATCAAAAGTCTAACAGACGTGTTAGCTTACCCACCATTTAAATTTTCAAGCAATGCGTAATAAGTTAAGCCTTCGACAACTATTGTTGCTTTCTCCCTTTCAGGGATTGATTTTGTTCCTGTTGAGTATAGGGATTGTTATCTCTCCTAAGACACTCCTACAAGCACAAACACAACCTGTGCCCAATGATTTACAAACTCTTATTACTCAAATTCAAACGGCGGCTAATCGGCATGATATTCAAGGGGTTATGCAGTTCTACAGCCCCCAGTTTACCAATTCTGATGGATTAACTTACCCCAATTTACAGCAAAGCTTAACTCAACTGTGGAAAGACTATAAAGACGTTAAATATAATACCCTGGTTGAATCTTGGAACCAAGAAGGCAACAAGACGGTTGCTCAAACGGTCACGAAAATTCAGGCCACCGGACAACATTTAGGAAGAACATTTAATTTAACTTCTACCATTACCTCAAAACAGCATTTTCAAAACCAGAAGTTAGTTTATCAAGAAATCATATCAGAAAAGACTGAAATCACTGCCGGTAATAATCCTCCTCAAATAGATGTACGCTTACCTCAATCGGTTAAAGTAGGGCAACCTTTTGATTTTGATGTTATTGTTGAACAGCCTTTAGGAGAAGATCGTTTAGCCGGAGCCGCTCTTAATGAAAAGATCTCTAGTGAGGGCTACCTCAATCCCAGTGCATTAGAGTTAGATTTATTACCAGCCGGCGGAATTTTTAAGCGAATTCCTGCCATACAAACCCCCCAAAATCATTGGTTTTCTGCCATTATCGTGCGGGGAGATGGGATGTCGATCGTTACTCAAAGAGTGAACGTAGAAAAATAATTTTGTAGGGGCATACATGAGTATGCCCTTCGATGCCTCAATTTTTAATTTTAAAAAATCTTAAAAATGATTTAGGTTGAACAGATTTGAATGTTAAAAGTTTTTAGAAAATTAAAGCTAAATAATGCGCGAAAAAGGGTTATTGACCTACTTTAATTTATTGCTTGTTTTTTGTTTTGCGAAATAAACCGCCGAAACCGATAGCCGCGCCGACACCTAGCATGGTGAGGGGTTCAGGTACAGCGAAGGAAGCATTATCAATTTCAAAGGCATCGACCAATGTCGAATTATTACCAAAAACAACAGAATTAAAAGAGCTTGTGCCGATCACACCCAGGAAGCCATCTGCTGCGCCAATGGTGTCATTAACTAGGAGGGTTTGCGCTCCCGTGCCATCGAAATCACCACTCAGTGTTAAACGACCCGCATTAGTGCTGATAAAATCGGCTCCGAAAGCGAACACTGATGTGGGCAAATTCCAGGTTATAGTGGTAGAAGCCGTAGCGCCACCGGTGGCGTTCTTGTATGTGCCCCCTGAAACAGAGTTATTATTAAACGCATTAGGCAGTGTAATATTAGCAGCATTAGTGGAAACAATCCCTGAATCTAGGGTAATCGACTGTGCCGAAGAGATATCGGTGCTAAATGTATCAGTGGTGGTGACACCGCCAAGGGCATCTACTGCTGATTGCCAAGCGGCGCGATTGGTATAAATTGTATATGCATGGGCGGAAGCAATAGAACCAAAGACCATAGCCATTGTTCCTGTGGCTAAAGCCAAGGATTTAACAGAATTATACATATTTTTCCTCGAAAAGGATTAAATGAACGTTAGCAGAGACAACAATATCATAGGCTTATGACTAAATCAAGTCATATTGCCTTGGTAAAGTATAAATTTAAGTTATTATTTTAGAAAAAGCGATTAACGAATTAATCAGGGCACACTCATGTATGCCCCTCAAAACTTCACTACTTTTTGAAAATTATCTTATTGCTTGTTTTTTATTTTGCGAAATAAGCCGCCCAAACCGATAGCCGCACCGACACCTAATAGGGTGGTAGGTTCAGGAACCGAGGCGAAGGAAGCATTATCAATTTCAAAGCCATCGACGAATGTCGAATTACTACTAAAAACAACAGAATTAAAAGAGCTTGTGCCGATCACACCCAGGAAGCCATCTCTTGCGCCAATGGTGTTATTAACTAGGAGGGTCTGCACTCCAGTGCCATCGAAATCACCACTCAGTGTTAAACGACCCGCATTAGTGTCGAAAAAATCGGCTCCGAAGGCGAACACCGATGTGGGGAAAGTCCAAGTAATACTCTCAGAAGCCGTATTACTAGCGATAGCGGTGGCATTTAGGTACACACCATCCTCAACAGCATTATTATTAAAGATTATTTCTAAAACATCAGGGGGAAGAGAATTGGTAGAGGTAATTCCTGAATCTAGGGTTATGCTTTGAGCTTTGGGGATATTATTGCTAAACGTATCAGTCGTAGTCACACTGCCGGCAAAGGCATCTACTGCTGCTTGCCAAGCGGCGCGATCTGTATAAACCGTGAATGCCTGAGCGGAAGCAACAGCACCGAAGACCATAGCCGTTGTTCCTGTGGCTAAAGCCAAGGATTTAATAGTATTAAACATGTTTTTGCTCTGAGATTATGGATAGAAACATTAGCAGACTCAACCATATCATAGGGCTATAAGAAAAGCAATATTTATACCTAATTTATAAGTTTAAGTTTAGGTTATTGTTTGAGAAAATTTAGCTACAAGTAATTCTTGTGAAAACGGCTACAGTTGCTTGTTTAAATCTTTTTCTTAAAAGGGGTTAGAAGCATAAATCTCTAGTAAACCCTTAGAAAATAGAGATAATACCCATTTGCGCTCATTCAAGCTGTCAATCTATTTATTAAAAAAATCTTAAAAGTTTCGTGGGTAAGGCATACAGTATTTTAATATTTTTTTAAGTTTTTCGGGTGCTTAGGGAAATGAAAACCTGAACATTAATAAAACCTCTACAATAGACCGATAGTTCCTAATAATTTAACTCCACTTAATCTAAAATGGCTAAAATGCGGAGTAAATCTTCATCAAAATTTGACTATGAAAATTTTGGTACTGAACGCCGGCTCTAGCACGCAAAAAAGCTGTTTGTATGATTTAAATGGGGAGACATTTCCTCAAGACCCTGCAAAACCGATATGGAAAGCTGATATTGATTGGACTATAGCTAGAGACTACGGACTTTTAAAAGTAAAAGCTAATGGCATTAATCAAGAAATTAAACTGGGCGGAGAGGATCGTCGCCAAGGAATTGCCCAAATGTTAGATACTTTAATACAAGGAGAGACTAAAGTCCTTAAGAATTTATCTGAAATTGATATTGTCGGTCATCGAGTGGTGCATGGAGGAACAGACTTTTCTCAAGCAACGTTGATCACCCCAGAAGTCAAAGAAACCATTGCTCGCTTAATTCCCCTCGCCCCTGCCCATAACCCGGCTCATCTAGAAGGAATAGAAACCATTGAGAAAGTTTTAGGAAATACCCCACAAGTAGCAGTTTTTGATACCGCTTTTCATAGCACTATTCCTCTTGAAGCGGCTGTCTATCCCATTCCTTATGAGTGGTATCTAAAGGGAATTCGACGCTATGGATTTCATGGAATCAGTCATCAATACTGCGCCACTAGGGCGGCTCAAATTTTAGGAAAACCCTTAAACACTTTAAAACTGATTAGTTGTCATTTAGGGAATGGCTGTTCTTTAGCCGCCATTAAAGAGGGCATAAGTATTAATACGACGATGGGTTTTACACCGCTAGAGGGGTTAATGATGGGGAGTCGAAGTGGTTCCATTGATCCAGAAATTCCGCTTTTTTTGCTGCGAGAATCAGGTTTAACACCCGAACAAGTTAGGACTATGCTCAATGCCCAGTCAGGATTAAAAGGCGTTTCTGGGGTATCTTCAGATTTAAGAGCCGTCATTCAAGCCATATCCGAAGGAAATGAACAAGCGAAACTGGCCTTTAATATCTATATTCATCGGTTACAGTTTTATATAGGAGCGATGTTAGCTTCTTTAGGGGGTTTAGATGCTCTCATTTTTACCGCCGGCGTAGGGGAAAATGCCGCTCTCGTTCGAGAAAAAACCTGTGAGGTTTTCCAATTTTTGGGCTTAAAATTGGATCAGACTCTCAATCAAGCTCATCCTGTGGATGCAGATATTGCGGCTTCTGATTCTACCGTGCGAGTATTAGTGATTCATACTGAAGAAGACTGGGCAATTGCCAGCAAATGTTGGATGATCTCCAAAAAATCGGCCCGTAGTTGACGTTACAATTAAAGAATAGGTTAGGTAGGGGACCAAGTAAAAGCGCCTATTCATCATCTTTCTCTTGCTCCCTACTCTTTTAATGCTATTTACTTTATAAGTAGGTGGACATTCATTAAAGTTATCTGGGTGAAAAAAACAACAGGGAACAGCAGTTCTATAAACAGCAAAGGCCCGAGTTCAGGGGTTTTTACATTTCAAGATCGAGTCTGTGGATTAAGTCGTGCTTTGATAAATTTGATAGTTGAGATAGGGAACACTCGAACAGAGAAGAGGGAATAGCACGCTTATGTACAATCTGTTGCTTGGGTACTTATAAATTTGTCTAATGGACAGTGGCAATAAGACGCTATTGTGCTTTAATTTTAAATAACTGTAGCTAGAAAAAGTAACCACCCATAAATAACAGCAAAAACATCTAGCCAGTCATTGCCCTTACTCAGTAATCATCAGCCAGAAACAGATTAATAGATTAGAGGAATGATCACCTCAATGAACTGAAGCTAAAAATTCGTCAATTTTAAGAAAAAGAACCATGAAACCAGCAAAACTCCCCTACAATTCTGCTAACAGACTTTTGATGATTCTTAACAAAACTCATTTATTTGGGCAAGAACGTCCTGAGTTACCCATCAGAGATATTTTTGCTAGTGCGATGCAGACTAAACGAGACATCAGTGCTTTTTATTGCGCTTGGGCAAAATTATTTTGCCTGATTGACCAATTAAAAAAAGACATAACACAATTACCTGAAGCCAAATATCATATCTATAAAAAAGCCCTAGAAGAAATTGTCAAAAATATTTCTAAAACCGATCTTTCAAGAAGTTGGGAAACTATGTCACACGAGCATTTTTTCTTAAATAATCCTAATTCTAATGGGTTTCATATTTTAGAACTCTGTGCCCTAGATCTCGGCAATAAAGAAACTGAAATAAGCCCAGAAAAATTAAGGTTTTTTCAAACACAGATAGAAAAATTTTTGCAAGAAATTCAAAATATTAAATCTTTTAATTTAAAAGTTTTTTTAGAAGATCAGTTATTAGAATTAAAAGAAAAAATAGAGTCTTATCAATTTTCGGGTTCTGAAGGGTTGAAAAAATCGGTGGAACAAAGCTTAGGATCGCTGCTGCTAAAAAATTCTGAATTTGAACAAACTTTAGAGGCAGAAAAACAACTGATACAGCATTTTTTAAAACTTCTAAAATATATTTTAGAGACTTTGATGCCAGTTAATCTACGCTTACCTGATAAAGTTTTAGATAGCTTCAATCTACAAGCTCTTAAACAATCTGACTCTTCTATTTAATGGTCATTAGTCATTGGTACTTTCCCCCTTCCCCCTTCTCCCTTCGCCGCTTGCACCTCGCGGTGCCGAAGTGTTGCCTGTTGCCTTTTGATTACCGTTAATGGCTCTCGAAACTTTAGCTGAGAGGATTTCATCTTTATGATGAGATACAACTTATGGTTAGTCCTGATCTAATATCGATGCCTTCCTCAAAACGAATCCTATTTATCAGTAACGGACACGGAGAGGATACCCACACCGCCGGGGTGATCCAATCTTTGCTGGAACTGTGTCCTACCATTGAACCAGCAGCCATGTCTATTGTAGGGGAAGGAAAGGCTTACCGTAACATCAATGTCCCCATTATTGGCCCGACAAAAATTATGCCTAGTGGCGGCTTTACCTATATGAATCGTCTTCTACTACTCAAAGACATTCAAGCAGGACTGATCGGCTTGACCTGGCAACAGTTACAAGCTACCTTAAAGTATGCTCGCGGGTGTGATTTCGTCATGGCCACTGGGGATACAGTGGGACAAACTTTTGCTTATTTAACGGGTCGTCCTTTTATCTCGTTTATCTCTTGTCTTTCTGCTCTCTACGAAGGACATTTAAATCTCGATTTACTTTTATGGCATTATTTTAAATCGAATCGTTGTAAAGCAGTAATTACTCGTGACCCTTATACGGCCGAAAATCTCAAGAGTCAAGGCTTAACTAAAGTTCACTTTGGCGGCATCCCAGGCCTCG is from Gloeothece verrucosa PCC 7822 and encodes:
- a CDS encoding PEP-CTERM sorting domain-containing protein, with amino-acid sequence MFNTIKSLALATGTTAMVFGAVASAQAFTVYTDRAAWQAAVDAFAGSVTTTDTFSNNIPKAQSITLDSGITSTNSLPPDVLEIIFNNNAVEDGVYLNATAIASNTASESITWTFPTSVFAFGADFFDTNAGRLTLSGDFDGTGVQTLLVNNTIGARDGFLGVIGTSSFNSVVFSSNSTFVDGFEIDNASFASVPEPTTLLGVGAAIGLGGLFRKIKNKQ
- a CDS encoding acetate kinase — translated: MKILVLNAGSSTQKSCLYDLNGETFPQDPAKPIWKADIDWTIARDYGLLKVKANGINQEIKLGGEDRRQGIAQMLDTLIQGETKVLKNLSEIDIVGHRVVHGGTDFSQATLITPEVKETIARLIPLAPAHNPAHLEGIETIEKVLGNTPQVAVFDTAFHSTIPLEAAVYPIPYEWYLKGIRRYGFHGISHQYCATRAAQILGKPLNTLKLISCHLGNGCSLAAIKEGISINTTMGFTPLEGLMMGSRSGSIDPEIPLFLLRESGLTPEQVRTMLNAQSGLKGVSGVSSDLRAVIQAISEGNEQAKLAFNIYIHRLQFYIGAMLASLGGLDALIFTAGVGENAALVREKTCEVFQFLGLKLDQTLNQAHPVDADIAASDSTVRVLVIHTEEDWAIASKCWMISKKSARS